One segment of Yersinia kristensenii DNA contains the following:
- a CDS encoding GlxA family transcriptional regulator → MTREMVILAVPGVQMLDISGPLDVFAEVNNQMGRKIYHSRIMGLERQDITTSSGVRIMADMLITDPDLSSLDSFLVAGAPGIDDYRSHNGLMNALVAQTQRSRRYGSVCSGALLLAAAGLLDGHRVTTHWAVAGQLAKEYPQVQVEADAICIADGPLRTAAGVTSGLDLALMMVEEDMGHDVALAVAAQLVMFFKRPGGQLQFSRHGSTNLSGRSALQELQRWAISTLEYPHNMQSLAQHIGLSPRHLSRLFKQELDLTPSQWLDQQRLSHARHLLESTALAPKQIAAQCGFSSIDILRRAFVRQLNITPAQYRKNHRRV, encoded by the coding sequence ATGACCAGAGAGATGGTGATCTTGGCAGTGCCCGGGGTGCAAATGCTCGATATATCCGGGCCACTGGATGTATTCGCCGAGGTGAACAATCAGATGGGCCGTAAGATTTATCATTCCCGCATTATGGGATTAGAGCGGCAGGATATCACCACATCTTCTGGCGTCAGGATCATGGCGGATATGTTAATTACCGACCCAGATTTATCATCACTCGACAGTTTTCTTGTTGCCGGGGCACCAGGTATTGATGATTATCGTAGCCATAACGGCCTGATGAATGCCTTAGTCGCACAAACCCAACGAAGTCGACGTTATGGCTCAGTATGCAGTGGGGCTTTACTTTTAGCTGCGGCAGGGTTGCTCGATGGGCATCGGGTGACGACGCACTGGGCAGTAGCAGGACAACTGGCGAAAGAGTATCCGCAAGTTCAAGTCGAGGCCGATGCAATATGTATTGCCGATGGGCCATTGAGAACGGCCGCGGGTGTCACTTCCGGGCTGGATTTGGCGCTGATGATGGTGGAGGAAGATATGGGGCATGATGTTGCCCTTGCCGTAGCAGCCCAATTAGTGATGTTTTTTAAACGCCCAGGCGGCCAACTACAATTTAGCCGTCATGGTTCGACCAATCTATCGGGGCGTTCAGCATTGCAAGAGTTACAACGGTGGGCGATCTCAACGCTTGAATATCCGCATAATATGCAGTCTCTGGCACAGCATATTGGCTTGAGTCCACGTCATCTTAGCCGACTTTTTAAGCAAGAGCTGGATTTGACACCTTCACAATGGCTGGATCAGCAACGGCTTAGCCATGCGCGTCATTTATTGGAGTCAACCGCGCTAGCCCCTAAACAAATTGCTGCACAATGCGGATTTTCAAGCATTGATATTCTCCGTCGCGCCTTTGTCCGTCAATTAAATATTACACCGGCCCAGTATCGTAAAAATCACCGCCGTGTTTAA
- a CDS encoding methyltransferase has protein sequence MGNNNQLKHENDTAALYLLEQAMGFTFQASLRAAAILGVADHLTTSARTAEELGTAVGADWRLLNRVLRMLASRNIFEESADGRYSLNAAAQFLRSDNRHSLRPAVLMLTDKTFWLPLGNLVENLRGESAFKQAFGMSFYEYWSQENLPESEGDFHAGMSSMSSVENNFLVRSYDFPEHATVVDIAGGFGGLLLKVLQNNPTLHGILFDRPAVLAKNWLGELGDDSRWETQTGNFFESCPTADIYLLKYITMDWPEEQASKILRSCRNAMRPNAKVLILEPVISREDTWQGGREIDLLLLGSFDGGQARTEEELKALLASADLKLNRIIDTGSYVSIIEAIAN, from the coding sequence ATGGGCAATAATAATCAACTTAAGCATGAAAATGATACTGCAGCATTATACTTATTAGAACAGGCAATGGGATTTACTTTCCAAGCCTCATTGCGTGCTGCAGCTATTTTAGGAGTTGCGGATCATCTGACCACAAGTGCCAGAACAGCGGAGGAGTTAGGAACAGCGGTGGGGGCTGATTGGCGTCTGTTAAATCGTGTTTTACGGATGCTGGCCTCGCGAAATATTTTTGAAGAATCAGCAGATGGCCGCTATTCACTTAACGCCGCAGCACAATTCCTTCGCTCAGATAATCGTCATTCACTTCGCCCTGCGGTATTAATGTTAACCGATAAAACATTCTGGCTGCCGCTGGGGAATCTTGTCGAAAATTTAAGAGGAGAATCCGCCTTTAAACAGGCATTCGGAATGTCTTTTTATGAGTACTGGTCACAAGAGAATCTGCCCGAGTCAGAAGGTGATTTTCATGCTGGGATGTCGTCTATGTCCTCAGTAGAGAATAACTTTTTGGTGCGCAGTTATGACTTCCCAGAACATGCCACAGTGGTGGATATTGCCGGCGGTTTCGGTGGATTGCTGCTGAAAGTTTTGCAAAATAATCCGACACTCCACGGTATCTTGTTCGACCGCCCAGCGGTTTTAGCAAAGAACTGGCTGGGTGAGTTAGGGGATGATTCTCGCTGGGAAACCCAGACTGGTAATTTCTTTGAAAGCTGCCCAACAGCTGATATTTATTTATTAAAATATATAACAATGGATTGGCCGGAAGAACAAGCAAGCAAGATATTACGCAGTTGTCGTAATGCAATGCGGCCCAATGCAAAAGTACTCATCTTAGAACCCGTGATCTCCAGAGAGGATACCTGGCAGGGAGGCCGAGAGATTGACCTTCTATTACTCGGCAGCTTTGATGGAGGGCAAGCACGGACGGAAGAGGAACTGAAAGCACTACTGGCTAGTGCAGATTTGAAGCTTAATCGTATCATCGACACGGGGAGCTATGTATCAATAATCGAGGCAATTGCAAACTGA
- a CDS encoding 6-phospho-beta-glucosidase: protein MSHKQLPKDFLWGGAVAAHQVEGGWDKGGKGISIADVLSGGAHGVDRVVTDGVHEGYRYPNHEAVDFYGHYKEDIALFAEMGFKCFRTSIAWTRIFPNGDEQQPNEAGLQFYDDMFDELLKYGIEPVITLSHFEMPWHLVKEYGGWKNRKVVDFFVKFSEVVMERYKSKVKYWMTFNEINNQRNWKYPLFGYCCSGVVFTEQGNPEETMYQVLHHQFVASAKVVKLGHAINPEFKIGCMVAMVPLYPFSCHPDDMMYSVEAMRERYLFGDVHMRGYYPSYILNEWARRGFTINMEEGDLDTLREGCADYMGLSYYMSNAVSATHPGSGNSLSGFEGSVPNPHVKASDWGWQIDPVGLRYSLSVLYERYQKPLFIVENGFGAIDKVADDGMVHDDYRIAYLKAHIEQMKKAVFEDGVDLMGYTPWGCIDCVSFTTGEYSKRYGFIYVDKNDDGTGTMARSRKLSFDWYKKVIASNGEQL, encoded by the coding sequence ATGAGCCACAAACAATTACCGAAAGATTTTTTATGGGGCGGCGCAGTTGCAGCACATCAGGTTGAAGGCGGCTGGGATAAAGGCGGCAAAGGTATAAGTATTGCCGATGTATTGTCCGGTGGTGCACACGGTGTTGACCGTGTGGTGACTGATGGGGTGCACGAAGGCTATCGCTATCCAAACCATGAAGCGGTTGATTTTTATGGACATTATAAAGAAGACATCGCATTGTTTGCTGAGATGGGCTTCAAATGCTTCCGTACTTCCATTGCCTGGACGCGTATTTTCCCGAATGGTGATGAGCAGCAACCGAATGAGGCTGGCCTACAATTTTACGATGATATGTTTGATGAGCTGCTGAAATACGGTATTGAACCGGTGATTACGCTCTCTCACTTCGAAATGCCATGGCATTTGGTGAAAGAGTACGGCGGCTGGAAAAATCGGAAAGTGGTCGATTTCTTCGTGAAATTCAGTGAAGTGGTTATGGAGCGCTATAAAAGTAAAGTCAAATACTGGATGACATTCAACGAGATCAATAACCAACGTAACTGGAAATATCCATTATTTGGTTATTGTTGCTCTGGCGTTGTGTTCACTGAGCAAGGGAATCCGGAAGAGACGATGTATCAGGTTCTGCATCATCAGTTTGTGGCCAGTGCCAAAGTGGTCAAATTGGGCCACGCTATTAATCCGGAGTTCAAAATTGGCTGTATGGTCGCGATGGTGCCGTTGTACCCATTCTCTTGCCATCCTGATGACATGATGTATTCGGTAGAAGCTATGCGTGAGCGTTATCTATTCGGTGACGTCCATATGCGCGGTTACTATCCTTCCTACATTCTGAATGAATGGGCGCGTCGCGGTTTCACTATCAATATGGAAGAGGGGGATCTCGATACTCTGCGTGAAGGTTGTGCGGATTACATGGGGCTGAGCTATTACATGAGTAATGCGGTTTCAGCTACCCATCCGGGGAGTGGAAATTCACTTTCCGGCTTTGAGGGCAGTGTGCCGAATCCACATGTTAAAGCTTCTGACTGGGGATGGCAGATTGATCCTGTCGGCTTGCGTTATTCACTGAGCGTATTGTATGAGCGTTACCAAAAGCCGCTATTTATTGTTGAGAATGGTTTTGGTGCCATCGATAAAGTTGCTGATGACGGCATGGTTCACGATGATTACCGCATCGCGTATCTCAAAGCCCATATTGAGCAAATGAAAAAAGCGGTGTTTGAAGATGGCGTGGACTTAATGGGGTATACCCCATGGGGCTGCATCGATTGTGTATCATTCACTACGGGTGAATACAGCAAACGTTATGGTTTTATCTACGTGGATAAAAATGATGACGGGACTGGCACGATGGCACGTTCGCGTAAATTGAGTTTTGACTGGTATAAGAAAGTCATTGCCAGTAATGGTGAACAGCTCTAA
- a CDS encoding PTS transporter subunit EIIC: protein MAIDYSLTAQEIIKYIGGDNNVITVTHCATRLRFILKDNKIVDKEKLNRVKGVITVIEAGGQMQVVIGNHVGDAYKHVTNLINIDESAPVAAPKVGIVSRLMDIISSIFAPFLYPLAACGILQGIISFLAAIGWMDAASGTYRILNFVSWTGFTFLPVMVAFTAAKKFNVNPFTAVITACALISPDYMNMLTANKIVTVNSADPAVQQLMHEALNNPQVAHILNTIAGIPLSSPTLDFFGIPVQYLSYTASVIPIILMVWAMSYVQRFCEKVLPMVVRNLFTPMFCIAIMVPLTLLVFGPVGNLIGGAIGGVYNTLYNLSPAIAGFMVGAFWQPLVTLGVHWGITPVTVGNYATLGYDTFTGLQASAVFAMAGTMFGVYLKTRNSEMKGISLSAGITALFGITEPAIYGVALRLKKPFLCSCAAGGIGGAIAGTFNAVSWSYCLPGIAVLPVFFKEGHMTQFLGFLLSITVAFVLGAVFTWLVGFTDETENVVQSSSAKASEAPIAQAQMNQS from the coding sequence ATGGCAATTGATTACTCATTGACCGCCCAGGAAATTATTAAATATATCGGCGGCGATAATAATGTGATTACCGTCACACATTGCGCAACACGTTTACGCTTTATATTGAAAGATAATAAAATCGTCGATAAAGAAAAGTTAAATCGCGTTAAAGGGGTTATTACTGTCATTGAAGCGGGTGGGCAAATGCAAGTGGTTATTGGTAACCACGTTGGTGATGCTTATAAGCATGTGACGAATCTCATTAATATTGATGAAAGCGCGCCGGTGGCAGCACCGAAAGTTGGTATTGTTAGTCGCTTAATGGATATTATCTCCAGTATTTTTGCGCCTTTCCTTTATCCACTGGCCGCCTGCGGTATTTTACAAGGGATTATTTCTTTCCTTGCCGCGATAGGTTGGATGGATGCCGCCAGCGGCACTTATCGTATTCTAAACTTTGTTTCCTGGACCGGTTTTACCTTCCTGCCGGTGATGGTGGCCTTTACTGCTGCCAAGAAATTCAATGTTAACCCTTTCACCGCGGTTATTACTGCTTGTGCGCTGATCAGCCCTGATTATATGAACATGCTCACGGCCAACAAAATCGTCACGGTGAACTCAGCCGATCCTGCTGTGCAGCAATTGATGCATGAAGCACTGAATAATCCGCAGGTTGCCCATATTTTGAATACCATCGCCGGTATTCCTTTGTCGTCACCGACCTTAGATTTCTTCGGTATTCCCGTGCAATACCTGAGCTATACCGCCTCGGTTATCCCGATCATTTTGATGGTTTGGGCGATGTCTTATGTACAGCGCTTCTGTGAAAAAGTGCTGCCAATGGTAGTGCGTAATCTGTTTACCCCGATGTTCTGTATTGCCATTATGGTGCCATTAACCCTGCTGGTATTTGGCCCGGTGGGTAATTTGATCGGTGGGGCAATTGGCGGTGTTTACAACACACTTTATAACCTCAGCCCAGCGATAGCAGGGTTTATGGTGGGAGCATTCTGGCAACCATTGGTTACATTGGGTGTTCATTGGGGCATCACCCCTGTCACTGTGGGTAACTACGCAACATTAGGTTATGACACCTTCACTGGCTTGCAAGCCTCCGCAGTCTTTGCCATGGCCGGAACCATGTTTGGTGTTTACTTAAAAACGCGCAACAGTGAAATGAAAGGAATTTCATTGTCAGCAGGGATTACGGCTTTATTCGGTATTACCGAGCCTGCTATCTATGGCGTGGCATTACGCTTGAAGAAACCTTTCTTATGCAGCTGTGCCGCAGGGGGGATCGGCGGGGCTATTGCCGGGACTTTTAATGCCGTGTCATGGAGTTATTGCTTGCCCGGTATCGCGGTGCTGCCGGTCTTCTTTAAAGAAGGGCATATGACACAGTTCCTGGGATTCTTGCTATCCATCACTGTCGCTTTCGTCTTGGGTGCAGTTTTCACCTGGTTGGTTGGGTTTACTGATGAGACAGAGAATGTAGTGCAATCAAGCAGTGCTAAAGCATCCGAAGCACCAATTGCTCAGGCGCAAATGAATCAGAGCTAA
- a CDS encoding MurR/RpiR family transcriptional regulator, which produces MFTYKEISSLNELELIVYNYIIKNTDKVMYMTIRELADAAGVSTTTVLRFCKKMNCDGYSEFRIRFKLYLEHDEKPPVTFGISEIISYFKSINNSEFDELLDTVATQIAATRRIIFVGIGTSGALGKYSARFFSNIGKYSTYIDDPYYPINSDMYQDAIAIIFSVSGETEEIIRIANQFSLQNCKIISLTNSDNSTLAKMADLNISYHMPPIVLEGQYNITTQIPVLYIIETIGKKLPGLINKNTQ; this is translated from the coding sequence ATGTTTACATATAAAGAAATATCCTCGCTGAACGAACTGGAATTGATCGTCTATAACTACATCATAAAAAATACTGATAAAGTGATGTACATGACCATCAGAGAACTGGCGGATGCTGCGGGAGTATCGACTACCACGGTTTTACGTTTCTGCAAAAAAATGAATTGTGATGGTTACTCTGAATTCCGCATTCGTTTTAAACTGTATTTAGAACATGATGAAAAACCACCAGTCACTTTTGGCATCAGTGAAATAATCAGCTATTTTAAAAGTATTAATAATAGTGAATTTGATGAGTTACTTGATACGGTAGCAACCCAAATAGCCGCTACACGCCGAATTATTTTTGTTGGAATAGGAACGTCCGGTGCATTGGGGAAATACAGCGCGCGTTTCTTTTCTAATATAGGGAAGTACAGTACTTATATTGACGATCCTTATTATCCTATCAATAGTGATATGTATCAGGATGCGATTGCAATTATCTTCTCTGTCTCTGGTGAGACAGAAGAGATTATCCGCATTGCCAATCAGTTCAGCCTGCAAAATTGCAAAATTATTAGCCTGACCAACAGTGATAACTCAACATTGGCTAAGATGGCGGATTTAAATATTTCCTACCATATGCCACCTATTGTATTGGAAGGCCAATATAATATTACCACTCAGATCCCAGTATTATATATTATTGAGACCATCGGTAAGAAACTCCCCGGGTTAATTAATAAAAACACTCAATAA
- a CDS encoding tail fiber assembly protein, with translation MTKYSLDIVQAKLGKDGLAITAGWITVYSASRDTQEYIGVSNEYLMLGVGLPANGYLDAPVLSEDDNAIRRTTDGTAWEIVPDLRGKIAYDIKTGYPDTVTAIGELPDTLTLLAPQTVYDEWSGRKWVTDKAAQHAAAISTAETTKAELLNEATARIALLQDAVDTELATGDDKEKLTAWKIHRVLLSRIDLSTTPDINWPVAPQS, from the coding sequence ATGACAAAATATTCCCTTGATATCGTCCAGGCAAAATTAGGTAAAGATGGTCTGGCTATTACAGCTGGCTGGATAACAGTTTATAGCGCAAGTCGTGACACTCAAGAATATATAGGCGTTTCTAATGAGTATTTAATGTTGGGTGTGGGCTTACCGGCCAACGGATACCTTGATGCGCCAGTACTTTCCGAAGATGATAATGCTATTCGCCGTACAACTGATGGTACTGCATGGGAAATTGTACCGGATTTACGCGGCAAGATTGCGTATGACATAAAAACTGGATATCCGGATACCGTGACTGCTATTGGTGAATTGCCAGATACACTCACACTGTTAGCTCCACAGACTGTTTATGATGAATGGAGTGGTCGCAAATGGGTTACTGATAAAGCTGCACAGCACGCCGCAGCAATAAGCACAGCAGAAACAACAAAAGCTGAATTATTGAATGAAGCCACTGCGAGAATAGCCCTACTTCAAGATGCTGTAGATACTGAATTGGCAACTGGCGATGATAAAGAAAAACTCACGGCATGGAAAATTCATCGTGTGTTATTGAGCCGAATTGATCTATCAACCACCCCCGATATCAATTGGCCTGTCGCGCCACAGTCATAA
- a CDS encoding phage tail protein → MQKIGSIPNTRADSNGEFTDGNVAGGVPPTILPAEWFNTIQRELINILAAAGITPDSKKFDQVTKAISTLVDKGEFLKIKNNLSEIKAAGPGAVATAIANLGLTDTAATAAGALQKTQNLNDVANKATALANLGALAANGTAAAATKLATARTIAGKSFDGTANISIGAADVGALPLLGGTLSGPLEITGVHAEPLGPNGYKSNIKTSASGAITNAGGTGIGLNADKGIYFWNDNTGYAMSLSLTKLSVNRAITALDSTITPGDYSNFDERYEPALIGTPIPWPLTIAPAGYLKCNGAPFNKTQYPKLALAYPSGVLPDLRGEFIRGFDDGRGVRPNQPLLGWQGSEIQSHNHGITNFEIRGVTGGPTNAWFPSTNGISTNNSGGDETRPRNIAFNYIVRAL, encoded by the coding sequence ATGCAAAAAATTGGAAGTATTCCCAATACACGCGCTGACAGTAACGGTGAGTTTACCGACGGCAATGTCGCGGGTGGTGTGCCGCCAACAATATTACCGGCCGAATGGTTTAATACTATTCAGCGGGAATTAATCAATATTTTAGCTGCCGCAGGCATTACACCTGATAGCAAGAAATTCGATCAGGTAACAAAGGCGATATCGACATTGGTCGATAAAGGTGAGTTTCTAAAGATAAAAAATAATCTGAGTGAAATTAAAGCAGCCGGGCCAGGCGCGGTAGCAACTGCAATCGCCAATCTCGGATTAACAGATACCGCCGCCACTGCTGCCGGTGCGTTGCAAAAAACGCAAAATCTAAATGATGTTGCGAACAAAGCAACAGCGCTGGCAAATCTTGGGGCATTAGCGGCAAACGGCACAGCTGCCGCAGCGACAAAGCTTGCGACAGCCAGAACGATAGCGGGTAAATCGTTTGATGGAACTGCGAATATATCAATTGGTGCAGCGGATGTTGGGGCTTTGCCATTATTGGGAGGTACGTTGTCTGGCCCGCTTGAAATTACTGGAGTACATGCGGAACCGCTGGGCCCTAATGGCTATAAAAGCAATATTAAGACATCAGCAAGCGGAGCAATCACAAACGCAGGGGGGACGGGGATTGGCTTAAATGCTGACAAAGGTATTTATTTCTGGAATGACAATACGGGCTATGCAATGAGCTTGAGCCTGACAAAACTATCAGTGAATAGAGCTATTACAGCATTAGACAGCACAATCACACCGGGCGATTATTCAAACTTTGATGAAAGATATGAACCTGCACTAATCGGAACCCCGATTCCGTGGCCTCTTACTATTGCCCCGGCGGGCTATCTGAAATGTAACGGGGCACCGTTTAATAAAACACAATATCCAAAGCTTGCTCTTGCTTATCCATCGGGCGTTTTGCCTGACTTGCGCGGTGAATTTATTCGTGGATTTGATGATGGGCGCGGCGTTCGGCCTAACCAGCCATTGCTGGGCTGGCAAGGTTCAGAGATACAAAGCCATAACCACGGCATCACAAATTTTGAGATACGTGGCGTAACTGGTGGGCCAACAAATGCATGGTTTCCCAGCACGAATGGCATTTCAACAAATAATTCTGGGGGTGATGAAACACGCCCCCGCAATATTGCATTCAACTACATAGTGAGAGCTTTATAA
- a CDS encoding YmfQ family protein, with translation MSRYSVSEYTEALQALMPMGLVWPRQPEGIQTQVLRALANAYRRSDEDAQDLLSAAFPLTATAMLPEWEATLGLPDLCAIGEIDSMIQRQRAVVSKLFGIGGQSAAYFIRVAKALGYSIGITQYRQACTGMAVCRDALNGEEWPFTWFITAPETTINSAQCSLTYCSDPLRSWGNKQLECRLAVLNPSHSILKFGYTLST, from the coding sequence ATGAGCCGCTATTCTGTCAGTGAATATACTGAAGCATTACAGGCACTAATGCCGATGGGTTTGGTCTGGCCGCGCCAGCCCGAAGGCATACAAACTCAAGTCTTGCGTGCACTGGCCAATGCTTATCGGCGCAGTGATGAAGATGCGCAGGACTTGTTGTCAGCCGCTTTTCCGCTCACCGCCACGGCAATGTTACCTGAATGGGAAGCGACCCTCGGGTTACCGGATCTCTGTGCTATCGGCGAAATCGACAGCATGATCCAGCGCCAACGGGCGGTGGTGTCGAAATTATTTGGCATCGGCGGGCAATCAGCGGCTTATTTTATCCGTGTGGCGAAAGCGCTGGGTTATTCCATTGGTATTACGCAATACCGGCAAGCTTGCACGGGTATGGCGGTGTGTCGCGATGCACTGAACGGCGAGGAATGGCCTTTTACCTGGTTCATTACCGCCCCTGAAACCACGATTAACTCTGCCCAGTGTAGTTTGACATATTGCAGTGATCCGCTGCGTTCATGGGGGAATAAACAACTGGAATGCCGTTTGGCGGTATTAAATCCATCTCATAGTATTCTGAAGTTTGGTTATACCCTTTCTACTTGA
- a CDS encoding baseplate J/gp47 family protein — MPFNRPTLSELRQRNQSYIQSELKTGGNLLRFSNIGVISDADAGMAHLHYGYLDYIARQATPYNATDEYLAAWAALKDVFRKAASPARGTDVRFSGIAGRIIPAGRRLNRADGYQYRLENEVKIAADGSALGEITALLPSPLEDVTGGGSLGNSAAGTVLTLDIAIDGVQATATALTNITGGANIESEDAFRSRMLLAYQNIPQGGNDTDYQSWALAVPGVTRCWVKRRLMGAGTVGIYIMCDDNGHGGFPQGTDGISSLEQWGAVKATGDQGRVADSIYPQQPIVALVYVCAPAAQPINFVISGISYADSATTAAINAAIDQVFFTEGEPGGKILWSSLLLAIGEVAGTGGFIMQSPAANIELQTGKLPVRGTVSYL, encoded by the coding sequence ATGCCATTTAATCGACCCACATTAAGCGAATTGCGACAACGCAATCAGTCCTATATCCAGTCGGAACTGAAGACGGGCGGCAATTTATTGCGCTTTTCTAACATCGGTGTGATCAGTGATGCCGATGCTGGGATGGCGCATCTGCATTACGGCTATCTGGATTATATTGCCCGGCAGGCCACGCCCTATAACGCCACTGATGAATACCTGGCGGCGTGGGCGGCTCTGAAAGATGTGTTCCGCAAAGCGGCCAGTCCGGCACGGGGTACTGACGTCCGTTTTAGTGGCATTGCCGGGCGCATTATTCCTGCCGGGCGACGGCTCAATCGGGCGGATGGCTATCAGTATCGGCTGGAAAATGAAGTCAAAATTGCTGCTGATGGCAGCGCATTGGGGGAAATCACTGCGCTTTTACCTAGCCCACTGGAGGATGTGACGGGAGGAGGAAGCCTTGGCAACAGTGCCGCCGGGACGGTTCTTACACTGGATATTGCTATTGATGGTGTTCAGGCCACGGCCACTGCATTGACCAACATCACCGGCGGGGCAAATATTGAGTCCGAAGATGCATTTCGCTCACGTATGTTATTGGCTTACCAGAATATCCCGCAAGGTGGTAATGACACTGACTATCAATCATGGGCACTGGCGGTGCCGGGAGTGACGCGATGCTGGGTTAAACGGCGCTTGATGGGGGCGGGCACTGTCGGCATCTATATTATGTGTGATGATAATGGCCATGGCGGTTTCCCACAGGGCACTGACGGCATTTCATCCCTCGAACAATGGGGGGCGGTAAAAGCAACCGGAGATCAGGGGCGGGTGGCGGACAGTATTTATCCGCAACAACCGATTGTTGCGCTGGTGTATGTGTGTGCGCCGGCGGCTCAACCCATTAATTTTGTGATTAGCGGCATCTCATATGCTGACAGTGCCACCACTGCCGCGATCAATGCCGCTATCGACCAGGTCTTTTTCACGGAAGGTGAGCCCGGTGGCAAAATTCTGTGGTCATCCCTGTTGCTGGCCATTGGCGAAGTCGCGGGTACCGGGGGTTTTATTATGCAATCTCCGGCCGCCAATATTGAGCTACAAACCGGCAAACTCCCCGTTAGGGGTACAGTGAGCTACCTATGA
- a CDS encoding phage GP46 family protein yields MTTDIKTVWDVDASLGDWRAGHGGLLDGDDLHTAILLSLFTDRLARSDDDIDGDDRRGWWGDSGATSAIGSRLWLLRRQKLTTQVAIKAEDYAAEALAWLIEDAVVASISIRTQIIFPNKLLLLIDYQQPGQTQSAANPSSIKFSWVWEE; encoded by the coding sequence ATGACAACCGACATTAAAACTGTTTGGGATGTCGATGCCTCCCTGGGGGATTGGCGAGCAGGTCATGGCGGTTTGCTGGATGGCGATGATCTGCATACCGCTATTTTACTGAGTTTATTCACCGACCGATTAGCACGCAGTGATGATGACATTGATGGTGATGATCGTCGCGGCTGGTGGGGGGACAGCGGGGCGACATCGGCTATTGGTTCGCGGCTTTGGCTACTGCGGCGGCAAAAACTCACCACGCAGGTTGCTATTAAAGCGGAAGATTATGCTGCGGAAGCCCTGGCCTGGTTGATTGAAGATGCTGTTGTGGCATCAATCAGCATTCGAACACAAATCATTTTCCCCAATAAATTGCTGCTGCTGATTGATTATCAACAACCGGGCCAAACTCAATCAGCGGCTAATCCTTCATCAATAAAGTTTTCATGGGTATGGGAGGAGTAA
- a CDS encoding phage baseplate assembly protein domain-containing protein encodes MNDVSGQISTLYRQIKMLLGIGRATAFDDSGGLQTVQYQTALEVHSDTPRLAEFGFSSGLPAGSDVVIGFLGGDRSSGMIVASNHASYRHMGLNAGETVIYSQWGQFIKLTESGVIIEAHNQPVTVNNATEVTVNASVKVRLNTPLLEVSGDIVDNAGSNATTLKTLRDTYNSHNHQLKNVQSGSATLTSETPAKVVR; translated from the coding sequence ATGAATGATGTCAGTGGACAAATCTCGACCCTGTACCGACAGATAAAAATGCTGTTGGGAATAGGGCGGGCGACCGCTTTTGACGACAGTGGCGGGTTGCAAACTGTGCAATATCAAACCGCACTGGAGGTCCACAGTGATACCCCGCGGCTCGCGGAGTTTGGCTTTTCGTCGGGTTTACCTGCTGGAAGTGATGTGGTGATCGGCTTTCTGGGCGGCGATCGCTCCAGCGGCATGATAGTCGCTTCTAACCACGCGTCTTACCGCCATATGGGGCTAAATGCCGGGGAAACGGTGATTTATTCCCAATGGGGGCAGTTTATTAAATTGACCGAAAGTGGCGTGATTATTGAGGCCCATAATCAACCGGTGACAGTCAATAATGCCACGGAGGTGACGGTAAATGCCTCGGTAAAAGTGCGGCTAAACACGCCATTACTGGAGGTCAGCGGTGATATTGTCGATAACGCTGGCAGCAATGCGACCACGCTCAAAACCTTGCGTGACACCTATAACAGCCACAATCATCAACTCAAAAACGTGCAGTCGGGGAGTGCCACACTCACCAGTGAGACACCTGCTAAGGTGGTGCGATGA